Sequence from the Anaerolineae bacterium genome:
GCACTCGGCGTAGTTCATGGCCATCGGCTTTTCCACGTAAACCGGCTTGCCTGCCTGGGCGCACTTTAAGGTGTACGTTTTGTGAGCATACGGTGGGGTGGCAACATAAACGGCGTCTACTTCAGGGTCCTGGATGAGGGCTTCGGCGTTGTCGTACCACTTTGGCACGCCATGCCGCCGGGCATAATCCGCGGCCAAGTTGCCATTACGCCGCATTACGGCCACCAGGTTGGAATTTTTGGCTTTTTGAAAACCGGGGCCGCTCTTGACTTCGGTTACATCACCGCAACCAATAATGCCCCACCGAATTGTCTTCATAGTCACTCTTTAATCATCTGCCTGACATGGGCATCAGGTTTTTTTAGGCCATGTTGGCCAGCGGGGCAAGATCCATATCGCTAAAGGCCTGATTCTCGCCACCCATCGCCCATACAAAACAGTAGTTGCTGGTCCCGGCCCCGGCGTGGATTGACCAACTGGGAGAAATTGCCACCTGCCCGTCCCTGGCCACGATGTGCCTGGTTTCCTGCGGATCGCCCATAAAGTGAAAAACCACATTGTCACCGGTCAAATTGAAATACAGATACACTTCCGACCGGCGTTCGTGGGTATGGGCCGGCATTGTATTCCAAACACTGCCAGAAACCAATTCGGTGAGGCCCATAACCAGTTGACAGCTTGGCACGCCATTTTCGTGAATATACTGGAAAATAGTCCGCTCATTGGCCGCCTCTTTGCTACCGAGATCGAGCCGGTTGGCCTGGCCCAGGGCGACGTGGGTCGTCGGGTATTCCTTGTGGGCCGGAAGACTGACAAAATAAAACCGGGCCGGACGGTTGGCATCAGCACTCGAAAATGTTATCGCCTGGCTGCCCCGGCCAATGTACAACATATCCCGGTGAGCCATG
This genomic interval carries:
- the kduI gene encoding 5-dehydro-4-deoxy-D-glucuronate isomerase, yielding MEIRYSRDPQSFTRMNTAEIRDEFLVTDLFVPDEIKLVYLHIDRMIVGAATPTKQPLRLEGGAALRADYFAERREIGVFNIGDEGSITVDGQAYGMAHRDMLYIGRGSQAITFSSADANRPARFYFVSLPAHKEYPTTHVALGQANRLDLGSKEAANERTIFQYIHENGVPSCQLVMGLTELVSGSVWNTMPAHTHERRSEVYLYFNLTGDNVVFHFMGDPQETRHIVARDGQVAISPSWSIHAGAGTSNYCFVWAMGGENQAFSDMDLAPLANMA